Below is a window of Electrophorus electricus isolate fEleEle1 chromosome 1, fEleEle1.pri, whole genome shotgun sequence DNA.
ACCCCTACTCCTCTAGGAAAGGCTTTTATTTCCAAAATCATGGTGGATATGACATTTGGCATTTGTTAGCTGGGTTGCTCAAGATGTGGCCCTTCAACAGCTTCCCAAATGCCAAGTAAACAAAGTAACAGCGCAAATCATTCTGATGTAACAGTTTCAAATGTCTCTTTGTAAGGGCCAATAAACTGAGGTTAGATCTGAATTAGACCTCATAGTTTTAAGAAATGGTTTAACAGATACCATCTCGACATGCTTAACATGCTTAGCACTTGTGAGTCTGTTTCTTACTGTCTTACTGTTTAGAGATTCCCATCTGCCTCTGCCCCACCTGAGACTACTGAATTACCGAGCACTAATGTCAAACGACtctacacatttaaaaacttgGTGAAATCTATATCTAaactgagagagaaactggAAGAGCTCTCaaagcaaaatattttgaaattatCCAGAGGCGGTTAGTAGGAGCTATATATCATATTCAGTATTAAGAAACAGTGAAAGATAATTGAGGACACTGTAATTAATTTAGTTATAGAGAAGTGAAACTAAAGTGCaattttgattttaatgtttgtgtgtctttttttcagtaaaagCTGTTTATATTACTGAACCTCTTACCAGATAAGACTTCTTGCAATGTGAGCTCTGTAATGTTTTCAGAACACATTAAGAAATGTAAtactacaagcacacacacacacacacacatacaatcacaaccccctcccacacacacacaaactcaaaaacACACCCTTATATAATCAGAGCCATTTATACAAGATCACATCTAAAGTATGCACATCTGTTaagattttaaacattttaaaataagcaaGTGTGGGCATAAATCTTTTGATTAGAAAACTGTGTACTTGTagcataaatattaatttaaactCTTTATATAACTGTTACAcggggtggcccgagtgccgaagggcaaggggcaggacgcacaggctccaacgatgtggacgaacatttattaacatatgaCAACAACAGCACTCAAACGTGTTACAAACAAGAGACATGAACATAAAAcgggttaacattaaacaaacacgataaacacaaATAGAGGTAACAATAACGAGAAcgaaaacatttaacatcacCATTTAACATCACCATTTAACATCAACAGgtcacatcaacaatgaccaacagtctGCACACTTCgacatgggtttatatacatataaataaacaaggtgcaggtgtgtgcaggtgtggccacaaacagatcttcccactacacgtggctggtcaaaccacgtgactcgcgggaggcgagcgttccgtgacaataacCCACATAATGATCATATTTTACTTCCACTGTCATTTCCATTCTCTTCTTCTCGCCTCTAGATGCAGGCCATCTCAcattgaacacaaacacagcacacagacatctCTGTCTGACAGAGGGGAACAAAAAGGCGATGTACAGTGATTCAGCACAGCCATACGCCAACAATCAAAGACAATTCAGCATAACTTCCCAGGTGCTGTACCAAGAGGGTTTGTCCACCTGTCATAACTGGGAAGTGGAGATGAATGGGAGAGATGACTTTTCAATCACAGTTTTGTATGACAGGGTTTGTAGAAAAGGTTGGGGTTGTGAATATGTGTTTGGATGTGATCACCAGTCCTGGAGACTCGACTACTCTTTGAGCGGATTTTCCCTCTGgcaaaaaacagtaaaactgaGATCTCTGCTACATGCAGGTCCTCTAGGGTATGGGTGTACGTGGTTCACGGGGCAGGAGTGCTTTTACAGTGCTGGTGACACTTTCATGCTGCTCCTCCAGGTGGGGACTCAGCCCCTCTTCCCTGGCTTTGGTTTTGGGTATTATGGctcagcaataaaaaaaaaaaaaaagtgatttataACTATTGTATACTTCACTATATATTTGCAAGTTGGGACTTGTTTATTAGGTTATTGTGTTAAAATCTTTGTTTACAGCAATACAAAGTTAATGatttatgaaatgtattatCATATCTGATTCttggctttttgttttattattgcattatttgaTCACCTgataaaatgtaaatctaagTGCTATTGTTACCAAACTTACCATatgacaggaaaaataaaagcaaagggCTGGAGGTTAATTTTCTTCTATTGGCCTTTGTCATTTGGTTGAGAGTGATCTAACCAACACATACTGAACCTCTTTCTTACACTATTAAGTCTGCTCAGTAAATATGAAGGACAAGTCCCCTTTGTTATTCCAATACCAGTCCTCTTCTCTCCAAGTACTTCCAGAGCAACTGAACAACCATCTGTGTTGCTGTCCTCTGTGTGGTTGTCCTCTGTGTGGTTGTCCTCTGTGTGGGTGTCCTCTGTGTGGTTGTCCTCTGTGTGGGTGTCCTCTGTGTGGTTGTCCTCTGTGTGGGTGTCCTCTGTGTGGTTGTCCTCTGTGGGACTGTTTTCATGGCCATGCTGAGCAGTACTACGGTGGCTCAATGTGCTAAAACTACATGAAACTGGGAGAAAAAGTATAATAATTCATGATATTATACTTGTTCTTAGGTGTTGTTttagcatatttagcatttttgcTTGTTGATTTTCTCACTTGATTGTTCTATTCACTAGCGTTTTTGGTTTctaatattttagattttagtacCTTTCTTTTCATTTGGTTGAATCAGTAACTActatgttaaatatatatatatatatatatatatatatatatatatatatatatatatatatatatatatatatatatatatatatatagttagaGTGATTTAAATTTTCATATTTCCTTTTAATTCCGAACGCTTTTATCATTTATATGAATGTAATTGTTCCGAAAACCTTAATAAAACACtaggaaaaaaatattgtgactatattttcatattattgtCTTAATGTCCTAACATCTCGGTTTGACAGCTTGTAGTGTTCCATGCAATTTTATCCGCCAAAACTCAAACGCGGTTTTACGTGATGACGTGTAAGTCATCTGCCAATGAACGAAAACGTCGGTCCCGTAGACCAAATTCAAACGGTTAGCTATCTAACACTAGGTAGCTTTCCTGCATTGTTAAACTTATCTGCCACTAAGGCTActtacatttttgctttgttcatTGCGGATACGGAGTATATAAACTAGCTTCTTTGAACAACGTTTTTTCTTTGCAATATGGAGTTCGTGAATGaagataatttaaaaatgttcttttacaAGAACAGACTGGCCACTTATTCGGGTTGGCCGTTTCATGAAGATTGTGCCTGCACGTCCGAAAATGTGAGTGGCTTACCAATAGCCAGCTATCTACGTAGAGTACTTTAACCTAGCTAGTATGGCTAACTACAGATAGCTAATATTTTATTCTTGGCCACAAATTTGGAGTTTTTGCATCGGTTACGCTTTGTTTTAGTGCAGTAGCTGTCTAGCTATTTAGAAATACGGCTATCTTATGCTTCAATTGTAGACGTCTGTCTTACGTGCTGCTATTTTCGGTAGTGGagagctaactagttagcttaGTTAACTAAGCTATCTAGCCAGCTAGATCCTGATGCAAGTAGCTATCTAGCTATGATTGTTGACAAAACGGTTTCCATCATACACATAAACTTCCAGATGGCCAAAGCTGGTTTTATCCATGTTCCCACTGAGAACAGTCCAGATGTGGCCCAGTGCTTTTTCTGCTACAAAGAACTGGAGGGCTGGGAGCCTCAAGATGATCCCGTGTAAGTTGCTTGATGAATAACTGTAAATATCAGCAACGTTAGACCTCGTGGCTTAGTGACAGGCAATAAAAATAGGGTATTTTCAATGTTACATGTTATTCCTACAGGAAGGAGCACAAGGCTCACTCTTCAACTTGTCATTTCATTCTGCTCAAGAAAGCCGTGGAAGATCTCACAGTTGAAGAGATTCTCCGACTACAGAAGGAGAGGCAGAAATTTCACCTTGTGAGTAACCTAAAACATTAGCACAATGTATAAAACTGTTGAATccaaattcagtttttttttgttgttgttttgggatTTGTTTGTGGCGAATGTTACCCTTAAGGAAAGTTCAAAGCATCAGCTTCAACCCACTATCTAGCACAACTAGCAGTGCCTTACTCTGATAAATATAGTGCACATGTGAAAGCTCATGGGCCTACCAAGAGATACTATATTGCAGTATTatggcattttatatataacgCAGATGTTCGTGTACTGTGGAGGGTGTACAGGTCAGTCAGATGACTTCAGAAGTGGTGAATTACAACTTATTGTCAGAATTGACTGTTAAAAATGTTGCAGCCTCTCTGGTTCAGCTATAAAGTAAATGGATTGAAAGAAAGTGATCTGATGGTGTAAAATCACATTTAAGTTAGAGCAGGCTGTAGGATATGAAGGTTCCTGATGATATACAAGTTAATGATATAAGTTAGGATCACACTTAAAATTACAGGGGAACGTGAGTCCCTTTCATCAAATggggagaagtgtgtgtgtttgaccaaACTTGTTTTAGAGTAGTTCTTCTGGtgtaaatgccttttttttccagaggTATAAATTTGACATGAATATGCACCAATAAATCTGTATTTGCGAAGGGGAGATGCTGACTTAACACCTCTTGGAGAGAGTCTGCAGCAGAGCAGAATTATCTTAAATATTATTACCCAACCCAGCcacaaaatgtttattcctCTCTAATGCAAGAGATGTAAAgcaatcaattttttttctttgaggtTTTTGAATTCCTCAGTGCATTATAAACAACTGAAGATATGAAGGTATACCCTGGTAGCAATAGGCCTAGCTGTCCCTCTTAATATCTCCCAAAATACTTGCTACTACCATGCCAGTAAAATTCAGTAGTGTAACAGGTTGTCTAACCATAGAACAGATGCAATACTATttatgtgtattgtattgtttcaCGTAGAAACTATAAGGTATGTTGTAAGCAGGGTCTTGCACCCTGCTGGTACTTAAGCAGTTAAATTCCTTTTCATTGAGTTATTATTAAGATGCTGGGCAGATTTATAGTTGTTCATGATTTTGGATGTTGTGATTAGAAAAGGAGACCTTGGGGAACTGAAAGGAAGTAGGGCTATATCAGAAAACTTTTTAATTTAGCATTACGCTCAGGTCAGGTTCTGTTAACTGAACAATATGTTTTGAGAAGAGACATCATGATCTGAAGGGGAAGCCACTAAAATGCACAGATTTGAGAACCTTTGACCACAGTGAGACCCGCAATGTGtagattttgtttattttgttgtgcCTTTGCATTTAATTATAATGCCTGGAACCTTTATATTGTGAATGCTCACATCTATTTTGTACTTTCCTAAACCTGTATTAAGCCTTGTCTTTGACTAAATTTCGGTATCAGTGGTAATTCACCATTGGAagatgtggtgtgttgtgtttttatttatttattcatttgttaattcatttgttgtttgttttattgtttagaCTTAATCTGGCTCTGGAACACTGGGCCACAACTGTGCCACTTACATATTCCATGTAAACTTCTAAACACCAGACACCACATTTTAAATGGGCTTACAAGTCAGTTACTTTCTTCAAGACAATTGAATGTCCAGTGGCCCATTTAATGCTGCCATCAGGTTCTGAAGGGCATTTGTTGTCTTGAACTAAACTCCAGATGGCTTCATCTGACTGCACTTTTGCCTCTTTTAGATTTAAGCCATCATGAGTCACTAGATGATTTTACTTGATGCATTTTAAAGAATAAGACATTACTGAGCTAAAGATGTAGTTGGTAGTTCAAGGCTGCTGGAATCTGCTGGAATCATGAGTTGCAGGGCACGGTGCTGCCGAGAACATGATGAGGAAAGTAATGGCTCCTACATTATCAGTGTCTAATGGTGCTCCAGCAGCTTCATTCAGTTTAAACTGGATTTTAAAGTACCTTTTACAACTGCTCTTGCGCATGTCTGCTCCatcacttacatacacacactctctctctccttcgcaTTGTGAGCTGAAATTGGATTTCATTCGATTTATGTTTTGGGTTCTTAAAAATATGTGCTTGGTTATTTTTTACCTAAGACACCACCTGGTTGTGGTCAGCTAGTCAAGAATTTTAATTCCCAGGAGTTGTTTTTGAAGGTTGTTCTTCCGGGTGTATACTGACATTTTTCTtggtgcatttctgtgtgtttcttctctgcctctttgcTTCATTACTGATGTATTAtcgatgtttttgttttgggcttttttccttttgactTTATCAACCTTAGatgcctttttcttttcctcctttttcagAAAAAGGTTTGCAACCAGACCATTGAAAGATTTGAAGAAGCTTCCAGGTCCCGAAGAGGTGATATTATCAAAATATCCATGGAGGGATAAATttgactttgtgtgtttctctttgctAGTCCATGTGTCTCACCCATGTCTTACAGTCCAAAGCTGTGCCTCAGTTACTCCAGTAGTGTAGGCTGAGATTTCTAATTATCTGGGAAACGAAATGATCTTGCATGAGCCCAGTTTTGATGAATTCTCATGTGTTTCTCGACAGCGCCTATTCGCTAGCGTGCACTCGCTGAACACAAACTCCACCCTTTTGTCGTAGGAGTTTTCTTCGAGATCGGCGAGTTCGCACGTCACCGTAGAGCACTGTGGCTAATGGGGTTGAGATCCATGTGTCGGTTCTAATAAGAAAGCTATTAAAAGCACAGTGGTCTCGAAGTACTAGTCTGTTTACCTGGATTGCAGTGCACAACACTACACGTAAGGCATTGTGACtcatcacatttttgtttttgctccagACTTGGTATTTTTGCATTTCCACGTGGtggtgttttttcccccttttatgGTTGCTGTAGCAGTAGgtgctgctgtttctgaggTGAGGTATTTTACTGGAGATGCTTTTAGAGGGATTCACTGTGATCTCGTGCTAGCACTTAAGCAGATGTGCACCGTGTTCGACTTTTCCAGATCTTGGGATTAGTGTTTAGCTCAGTGCACAAATGTGTTTCTTCTTGTTATGTCTGATGTTAATGGGTTTTTGTCACTTATTTCTGCAATAAACCTTTAAGCATGATTTTGTTGAGTGAGCTGTTTTGTGGGGTTGCAATCCCTGTTCGGCCTTGTAATGTATAATGAAGCAAATTATTTccacaatggaaaacaaaattaCTTTTAGGCTTCCGGCAAAATGAACATGGTTATTATCCTCACAGGCCAacttttgtgtgtctttttaaatgcttttttttcccattcagcACGTCTAGCGCTTTATTTTATCTCGTTAAATAGCGTCTCGTGTTTTTTTATGCGGTGTTTGTGTAATACTCGCACATTTAACACGCTCTACCACTCCAGCGAATTGGTTTGAAATGAGCCATCAAACAGTACTTATGGGCCGAAGGCTAGAATTTACTGTATCCAGCAATACGTTTTGCCACATGTTAACTTATTGATACGTCTTTTAACGTGGTGACACGTTTTCTTCAGGGGAggatataaaaatatttaaatgtgtattgGAAGCCGAGTTAAGAGGGGAATTTCTTTTTCACCGGGTTTGTATTGTATGTGTAGTTGCGCGTGAATGCGAATCCGCCCGCTTTCAGCGTTGCGCTGAAGAAAGCTGCGACGGTGGCGCTCTGCGGTATGAAGCACTTCAGAACACTCCCGCCCGGACACGAAGGGCTAAAGGACCAATGTGGGCAGGAGTATTACAGCCACAGCGCTCAGTCGCACCGAGCAATAAAGAACTGAAAAGCGTGGTGAACCTTCTGAACCAAAATGAACTTCGGAACACTGGTGATTGCCGCTGGGATCTTTGGATTGCTCAGTTTCACCTGCCTTGCTGTAGCAATTGGGAGCGAATATTGGTACATCATAGATGTGGACGAAGTGTTCAACTCAACTTGGGAATTCACGAGTTCTCACTCAGGATTGTGGAGGATTTATGAAGGTAAAGTGTTATGTGGTCTGTTAAGAACTTTTGCACTTCACCTATCCTATATGAAACTGATGCGGGTTTTGCAGTGCTGTAGTCTGTATTTCTAATGCAGGTTGACTAGCCGTAGTATAATTCCCGTGTACCTGGTTTGCAGCGGACACACTGTTCCCTCGTGTAATATTCCTGTTTCCCCCTGAATTTCAGATGCGTACTGCGAAAAACAGTTTTTCTCTTCTGAAATGTGAACTACGAGAACCCCAACCATTGACTTGCTTTTATTTACCCATTTCACATAGCCTGCAGCCGGGTGATTGCAGTAATATGTGCCTTACTTCAAAATTAGTGTTAACCCGAAGCGCACATGTCGGATGAACAAGGCTGTAATTTCTTCTGTTTAAGCACCGAATCTCAGTGATGATGCGCTTCAGTGGTATAATATTCTGACCTGTGTACATGCAGGCAGTGATAACTAATTACAGTGCTCTTGTTTCTGTGTTAAGGGTTACCCTACACTGAAAATGCAATTAGGTAAAATTGTTGAACATTAATTGTAGCTTCGGCCTTTAGtgtatggattttttttatgcTTTGCACCAGTAAAAGGTTATTTTTTGTCACAAGCATGACTTGCTTTTTTGCGCTGTTTGTCATTTTGCGCATTATACAGACTTCAGTCCGTATAGACACTTGAAGAGAAGTGGCTTATCACGCTGAAACTAATGAATTGTCTGCCGCTTTCTCTGATTTTCTTGTCACAGAAAAGAATGGCAACTACCATGATCTCTCCTTCTATATGGATCTCTCAGAGCACTCTGAGCAGGTGCAGCACTTTTTAAGTGAGTAGCCAACACCCCTCCCTCCATTAGCGTTAATGAGAGACGGGGTGAAATTAATCCTGTGAACGGAGCATGCCGGTTTAGCCCACATGAGAGATGCTCGCAGCGTCGCCACACACACCGGCTCCTTGTAGCTGCTGGGATGAATAGGCCCAGTAGCCGGCGCTGTGAGCCCACGGCCTCTTTCGTTCTAGTTTTGCAAAACGGAATCCGCGTCTAACAGTGTAGCCTTTTAGtctgtatttttgttctttttaagtGTAACAAAAAGCATCCCTGTTGTTTTGTCTCCCTCTGCAGACCTGCACCGGGTCATCGTGATCATACTACCCATCAGCCTTGTATTGCTGGTGTTTGGGGGTATCTTTGGCCTTGTgggctctctgtctcacagctACTGCATCCTCACTGCCGTGGCTACCTACTTCCTCATCTGCAGTAAGTATCCCTGGGTTTATCAACACTTGTTTACTGGAACTCGCGCAACACAATGGCACCATAGATAGCTAAGAATGCAGAAGATGGGCTAGAAAGATTTAATTCAAGGTCAGGAAGCAGATGCAACAAATTATCGcttaattttaatatatatagaaCGTGAAATTAGACTCTTAGTGCTACATCTA
It encodes the following:
- the LOC113571426 gene encoding baculoviral IAP repeat-containing protein 5.2-B-like isoform X5; this encodes MEFVNEDNLKMFFYKNRLATYSGWPFHEDCACTSENMAKAGFIHVPTENSPDVAQCFFCYKELEGWEPQDDPVKPWKISQLKRFSDYRRRGRNFTLKRFATRPLKDLKKLPGPEERLFASVHSLNTNSTLLS
- the LOC113571426 gene encoding baculoviral IAP repeat-containing protein 5.2-B-like isoform X6; translated protein: MEFVNEDNLKMFFYKNRLATYSGWPFHEDCACTSENMAKAGFIHVPTENSPDVAQCFFCYKELEGWEPQDDPVKPWKISQLKRFSDYRRRGRNFTLKRFATRPLKDLKKLPGPEEEFSSRSASSHVTVEHCG
- the LOC113571426 gene encoding baculoviral IAP repeat-containing protein 5-like isoform X2; amino-acid sequence: MEFVNEDNLKMFFYKNRLATYSGWPFHEDCACTSENMAKAGFIHVPTENSPDVAQCFFCYKELEGWEPQDDPVKPWKISQLKRFSDYRRRGRNFTLKRFATRPLKDLKKLPGPEEVILSKYPWRDKFDFVCFSLLVHVSHPCLTVQSCASVTPVV
- the LOC113571426 gene encoding baculoviral IAP repeat-containing protein 5-like isoform X1, with the translated sequence MEFVNEDNLKMFFYKNRLATYSGWPFHEDCACTSENMAKAGFIHVPTENSPDVAQCFFCYKELEGWEPQDDPVKEHKAHSSTCHFILLKKAVEDLTVEEILRLQKERQKFHLKKVCNQTIERFEEASRSRRGVFFEIGEFARHRRALWLMGLRSMCRF
- the LOC113571426 gene encoding baculoviral IAP repeat-containing protein 5-like isoform X4, producing MEFVNEDNLKMFFYKNRLATYSGWPFHEDCACTSENMAKAGFIHVPTENSPDVAQCFFCYKELEGWEPQDDPVKEHKAHSSTCHFILLKKAVEDLTVEEILRLQKERQKFHLKKVCNQTIERFEEASRSRRAPIR
- the LOC113571426 gene encoding baculoviral IAP repeat-containing protein 5.2-A-like isoform X3, whose amino-acid sequence is MEFVNEDNLKMFFYKNRLATYSGWPFHEDCACTSENMAKAGFIHVPTENSPDVAQCFFCYKELEGWEPQDDPVKEHKAHSSTCHFILLKKAVEDLTVEEILRLQKERQKFHLKKVCNQTIERFEEASRSRRGDIIKISMEG
- the LOC113571415 gene encoding transmembrane protein 235 isoform X1, which encodes MNFGTLVIAAGIFGLLSFTCLAVAIGSEYWYIIDVDEVFNSTWEFTSSHSGLWRIYEEKNGNYHDLSFYMDLSEHSEQVQHFLNLHRVIVIILPISLVLLVFGGIFGLVGSLSHSYCILTAVATYFLICSLFTLSGVGVYVSYSQQTLDELRRLESAELLAHVHVSYGWSLAMACLSYSLEVATGALLGMAAWLAHGQRQRESAATPSVA
- the LOC113571415 gene encoding transmembrane protein 235 isoform X2 yields the protein MNFGTLVIAAGIFGLLSFTCLAVAIGSEYWYIIDVDEVFNSTWEFTSSHSGLWRIYEDLHRVIVIILPISLVLLVFGGIFGLVGSLSHSYCILTAVATYFLICSLFTLSGVGVYVSYSQQTLDELRRLESAELLAHVHVSYGWSLAMACLSYSLEVATGALLGMAAWLAHGQRQRESAATPSVA